A segment of the Ruegeria sp. AD91A genome:
AATGACCAAGCCAGCAAATGGTTCGGGATGAATCTGGTCGAAGTCGACGAAGGCCGTGCAGTCCTGACCCTGACAGTCGCGGACCATCACTGCAACGGGCACGGCATTTGCCACGGGGGCGTCACTCATGCCCTGGCCGACAGCGCCTTTGCCTTCGCCTGCAACAGCCGCAACGTGGCAACCGTCGGCCAGCATACGATGATGAGCTATCTCGCGCCCGGAAAAAAAGGGGACCTTCTGACCGCAACCGCGACAGAGGTTGCCGTCACCGGCCGCAGTGGCATCTATGACGTTCGCGTCACCAATCAAGACAACACCCTGATCGCCGAGTTTCGCGGAATGTCCCGCGCGGTTGGCGGGCAGAATTTTCAGGAATAGCTTCGCGACTGGAGGAGTGACGCGATGGAAGACCTTTCCCCAAACAAAGCGGATCTGGACCCGATCGAGATCGCCTCGGTCGACGAAATCCGTGCGACGCAGCTTGAACGCCTCAAATGGTCCGTACGCCACGCCTATGAAAACGTGTCGATGTACAAGCAACGGTTCGACGAATCCGGTGTGCATCCTGACGATCTTCAGCAGCTCTCGGATCTGGCGAAGTTTCCGTTCACGTACAAGAATGATCTACGTGACAACTATCCGTTCGGCCTGTTCGCCGTTCCACGCAGCCAGATCATTCGTCTGCACGCCTCGTCCGGTACGACAGGCAAACCGACGGTGGTGGGCTACACAAAAAACGACATCGACAATTGGGCGGATCTGGGCGCAAGGTCCCTGCGCGCATCGGGGTTGCGTAAAGGTGACATGGTGCACAACGCCTATGGTTATGGGTTGTTCACCGGCGGTCTTGGCGCACATTACGGGATCGAGCGGCTTGGCGCGACCGTCGTCCCCATGTCCGGCGGGCAAACCGAAAAGCAAGTCAACCTGATCAACGACTTCCGGCCCGACGGGATCATGGTTACGCCCTCCTATATGCTCAATATCCTTGAGCAGTTCCACAAGGTGGGACTCGACCCGCGTGAAAGCTCGCTGAAGGTTGGTGTGTTCGGTGCTGAACCCTGGACTGACGCCATGCGTGCCGAAGTCGAGGCTGCGTTTGATATGCACGCGGTCGATATCTATGGCCTGTCCGAAATCATGGGGCCCGGGGTGGCCAATGAATGCGTTGAAACCAAGGACGGGCCGGTGATCTGGGAAGATCACTTCCTGCCTGAAATCATTGATCCCGCAACCGGAGAGGTCTTGCCCGATGGCGAAACCGGCGAGTTGGTGTTCACGACCCTGACCAAGGAGGGGTTGCCGATGATACGCTATCGAACCCGCGACCTGACCTGCCTGCTGCCGGGTACAGCACGGTCCATGCGCCGCATGGCCAAGATCACCGGTCGCAGCGACGACATGATGATCCTGCGCGGTGTCAACGTCTTTCCCAGCCAGATTGAAGAACAGGTCATGGCAACAGGGGGCCTTGCCCCTTATTATCAGATCGAGCTGTACAAATCCGGCCGCATGGACGCCATGCGTGTTTTTGTTGAATCGTCCCCGGATTCCACCGACGAACTGTCCAAGACAGCCGCAGCACGGATGCTGACGAAGCGGATCAAGGACGTCGTTGGCGTCTCAACGGAAATTGTTGTAGGTGACCCCGGCGACGTCGAACGCTCTCAGGGCAAGGCGAAGCGCGTCGTCGACAATCGCGATAAGGAATAAGCCGTGGCCCGTACAATCGCTAAAGACCACGACCAGAAGCGGGAACAAATCCTTAAAACGGCAGCCAAAGTGTTCGCCGACCAAGGGTTTGATCGCGCCTCCATGACCCTGTTGGCAAAAGAGTGCGGGATTTCCAAGGCAAACATCTACCACTACTATGACAGCAAGGATGCCATCCTGTATGACATCCTCGAAACCTACCTGCGCGAGCTTCGCGACCGCATCTGCAATGTGGACCTGAATGGCCTCACGCCTGAGCAGAAGCTGCGGAAAGCGGTACGCGAAATCCTGTTTGCCTACCAAGGCGCAGATGACGAACACCGGGTGCAGATCAGCGGCATGAGCGCATTGACCGAGGAACAACAGAAGCTTCTGCGCGGGTATCAGCTGGAATTGGTGAATTTTGTGCGCGACATCCTGAATGAACTGTCTCCGGGAGCCTTCAACGACAACAGGGACAAGCTGCGCGGCGCCACGATGTCAGTTTTTGGGATGCTGAACTGGTATTACATGTGGAACACCGGAGCAGGGTCCAGGGCCCGCGAAGACTATGCTGATCTGGTCAGCACTCTGACCGTCCATGGTATCCACAAGCTTTAGCTGTGGCCTTCGGACAAAGCTGTTCGAAATCTATCGCAGGTATGCCTGCCTTTGTCCCGTTGCCACAGTGCCAGTTTCAGGGCCGTAACGCGTTTCCTCATCCTGACCAGTCAATGCGGAACTCTTCCCGAAAGGCAAAACGCGCCAGATGAGCCTCAATTACCCGTTGCCATCCGGCCAGATCACCGCGCGCCCTGGTGGCGGCGGTTACGGCCAGGCTGGAAGCGCTTGCTGAAAGGGTGACGCGGTTCCCGTCTGGAAAGCTCACACTGCCCCGCGTTTCATCGAATGTTACCTGGGCCTTGTGCGACCAGTGTTTGCAAAGCTGTTGCAGGTATTTCGACGCCGCGCCTGTCTGCGCAATTCCCGAAGCCACCTGATCGGGCAGCAGGCTGAGCCCATCAGCGGCAGCGGCCCGGATCGCCTTGGCAAACAAGGTCACATCGATATCAGTGGCCACGAATGTTGCCCCCAGATCCAGACATTTTCGCTGCATGACCGGATCCAGCGACAATATCCCTGCTGCCTTGCCTGCCGCAACGATGCGCTGGATCGCATCTAGCACGGCCTCGATCACGTCCGGGTGCCCGGCATTGCCGATATGGCCCATATCTGCGGCCAAATCCGACGGGCCGATGAACACCCCATCGACTTCGGTCGCCAGAATGTCGTCCAGCGCCTCCAGCCCAGGCCTGTTTTCGACCTGCACCAAAAGACAGATCTGCTCGTCCGCCGTTTTCAGATAGTCCGGTATAGCTGCAAAACGCGAGGCCCGCGCCAAGGCGGAACCCACACCCCGAACGCCACGAGGTGGATACTGCACGGCCCGCACCAGTTCGCGCGCCTGATCGCCGCTTTCCACCATCGGCACCAAAATGTTCTGCACGCCGGCATCGAGATATTGCTTGATCATCCAGGTCTCGCCAATCGGCAGGCGTGCGACGGGGGTACTGCCAGATCCTTCAATCACTCTCACTTGCTCGAGGATCGAGCGCAAATCGTTTGGTGCATGCTCTCCGTCGACCAGCAGCCAGTCAAACTGCGCGGTCGCGGCGATCTCGGCGGTGTAGGCATTGGCCAAGCCGACCCAGCACCCGATCAAAGGGGTTCCCGACGTCAGCGCGGCCTTGAACGTATTGCTTGGCGCGGGCATTGGCGAACCTTTCAGGCGAAATTGATATCGACTGAGCCGAACGGCCCGAAATCCGCGTGGATTTCTGTTCCCGAGGGGCATTCGACCGGGCGGATAAAGCTGCCTGACAGAATAACCTGGCCCGGCGCGATGCTTTGACCGTATTGCGCCATACGGCGCGCCAGCCAGACGACGCTTTCGACCGGATCGTTCAGCACCCCCGCGCCCAGACCGGTTTCTTCGATTTCACCATTGCGGAAGGTCAGCGCACCAACCCATCGCAGATCAAAAGCATCGACCGGATGACGTTCTGCACCCAGAACGATACCTGCATTGGCGGCATTATCACTGATAGTGTCAAACACCGTGCGGGCCTTGCCGGTTTCAGGATCCACACGTTGAATCCGTGTATCCAGAATTTCGATGGACGGCGCGACGTAATCCGTCGCAGCGATGATTTCTTCGCGGGACACGTTTTCTCCGCCAATGGCCGATTTCATCACCAAGGCAATTTCAGCCTCGATCCGGGGCTGAATGAATCGCCCGGCCGGAACGGTGGCACCCTGTTCAAACACCATGTCGTCAAACAGAATCCCACTATCAGGAATGTCGATGTTCAGCGCGCATTGCATGGCTTTCGAAGTCAGGCCGATCTTCCACCCAATCACTTTGCGCCCTTCGGACAGTTTCTGGCGATAGATGGCTTTCTGCACATCGTAAGCGTCATCCATGTCCATCTCGGGGTGGCGCAGACTGAGCAGGCCAATCTGTTCATGCGTGCGTTCTGCCTGCAAAAGGTCAGCGGCCGCGCGCACATGGTCTTCGGGCGTCATGCCTTTTCATCCTCAACCGTGTTTCGCAGCGTACCGATGCCTTCGACCGAGACCTCGACCACATCACCGGGTGCCAGATATTTCGGCGGGTCGAACCGCGCGCCCGCCCCGGTCGGTGTACCGGTCACAATGATATCGCCAGGCAGAAGCGTCATGAAAGTCGAAATATATTCAATCTCGCGCCGGATCGGGAACATCATGCGGTTCAGTGTATCATCCTGCCGCAACTCACCATTCACGCGGGTTTGAAGACGCGCCTCATCCAGCTGGGCCGCATCCGTGAAAGGAACCAGCCACGGGCCGATGGCCCCAGAGCGGTCCCAGTTCTTGCCTTGGGTGACATTGAATTTGGCGTGCCGAACCCAGTCGCGAATGGTTCCTTCATTACACAGCGTCAGCGCGGCGATGTGGTCATACGCGTCCTGCTGCGGAATGCGACGGCCCGCCTTGCCAATCACGATGGCCACTTCGCCTTCGTAATCCAGCGTGTGGTTTTCCGGCGGGCGGATCAAAGGCCGGTTATGGCCGGTAAACCCACTGGCGAAACGCGGGAACAGCGACATGTGTTTTGGCTGCACGCTGCCATCCTTGTATTCCGCATTCCGGTCGGGAAAGTTCACCCCGACGCAAAGGATACGTCGCGCATCCGGCATCACCATGTCATATGTAAACTCGGAATGGGTGACAGGTTTGCCGTCGGCGGCTTCTGCCAGTTGATCAAATGCACCGGCAGCGATCACCTCGTAGAGGCTGGCGTATTCGGGGAAGACCGGATTCAAAGCAATTGCACCACCGTCGGTGATTGCCCCAAAAAAACGCTCATCACCCGAAAAGAAAGTAGCAAACTTCATTCAATAGTCTCCCACACGTCCCGGATCACGTCCGCCGCCATCAGCACGTCATCGCGGGTGGTATCGAACTGCCCGACCTGAAAGCGGATGATTTTGCGGCCATCGAACAAGCCTTGGGTCAGGTAAATCCGGCCATCGTCATTCAGCGCGTCCACCAGACGCTGTTGCTGGGCGTCGTCCCCGGGACAGCGGAAGGAAAACAAGCTGAGGATCGGGCCGGTTGTTATCTCGAACCCCTCGATCGAACCGATCTTTTCCGCCAGTTCGCTGGCCCATGTCACGTGGTTGCGGATGCGTTCGCGCAATCCTTCCAACCCGTATGACCGCAACAGGAACCAGATTTTCAACGCCCGGAACCTGCGGCCCAAAGGGATGGTCCACTCAGAGTAATTTGTCACCTCTGCACCGGTTGTCTTGAGGTATTCCGGTTCAATTTTCAGCGTATTGAGCTGGGGCGCGGCGTCTCGCAGGAACTGGATGGCACAATCGAATTGCGCGCCCATCCATTTATGCGGGTTGAAGACAATGCTGTCATAGCGACCGGCCCCCTGCCACAAAGCCTTGCGAAATTCCGGGCAGATCATGGCCGATCCCGCCCAAGCGGCGTCGAGATGGGTGTAGAGGTCGTATTTTTTCGCAATGTCAGCTACGGCCATAAGGTCGTCGCAAGCCCCCACTCCTGTGCCGCCGGTAATGGCAACGATCCCGGCCGGAATATGCCCGGCGGCAATGTCATTCTGAACGGCGGCCTCAAGCGCCGAGGGAACAATCCCGAAGTTCGGCCCCTGTGTGGGCAATTTGACCAGATTGTCCTGACCAATCCCAGCGACCCAGCAGGCCCGGTCAATCGACGAATGCACCTGATCCGAACAATAAATCCGCAATGCACCCTTCGCGTTCAGACCTTCTCGGTTGCCGGTAAAGCCGGTGGCCCGTTCCCGCATGGTCAGCACTGCTGATAACGTAGCCGAAGAGGCGCTGTCCTGAATGACGCCGGTCATGCCCTCAGGCAATCCAAGGGCCTGCCGCAACCATTCGACCATGACGCCTTCAACCTCGGTCGCGGCAGGCGATGTCTGCCACAACATGCATTGCGCTGCGATAGTCGTCACCAGCATCTCGGCCAACATGGACGGGGGCGCGGCATTGGCCGGGAAATACGCAAAGAAGCGTGGATGCTGCCAATGGGTGATGCCCGGCATCACGATCCGTTCGAAATCGGCCAGGAT
Coding sequences within it:
- the hpaH gene encoding 2-oxo-hept-4-ene-1,7-dioate hydratase — translated: MTPEDHVRAAADLLQAERTHEQIGLLSLRHPEMDMDDAYDVQKAIYRQKLSEGRKVIGWKIGLTSKAMQCALNIDIPDSGILFDDMVFEQGATVPAGRFIQPRIEAEIALVMKSAIGGENVSREEIIAATDYVAPSIEILDTRIQRVDPETGKARTVFDTISDNAANAGIVLGAERHPVDAFDLRWVGALTFRNGEIEETGLGAGVLNDPVESVVWLARRMAQYGQSIAPGQVILSGSFIRPVECPSGTEIHADFGPFGSVDINFA
- a CDS encoding pyridoxal-dependent decarboxylase, with amino-acid sequence MNWDTFSYWGQHISKWAADYHKTLAERPVRAQTAPGEIAAQLVPVPPETGEPMDAILADFERIVMPGITHWQHPRFFAYFPANAAPPSMLAEMLVTTIAAQCMLWQTSPAATEVEGVMVEWLRQALGLPEGMTGVIQDSASSATLSAVLTMRERATGFTGNREGLNAKGALRIYCSDQVHSSIDRACWVAGIGQDNLVKLPTQGPNFGIVPSALEAAVQNDIAAGHIPAGIVAITGGTGVGACDDLMAVADIAKKYDLYTHLDAAWAGSAMICPEFRKALWQGAGRYDSIVFNPHKWMGAQFDCAIQFLRDAAPQLNTLKIEPEYLKTTGAEVTNYSEWTIPLGRRFRALKIWFLLRSYGLEGLRERIRNHVTWASELAEKIGSIEGFEITTGPILSLFSFRCPGDDAQQQRLVDALNDDGRIYLTQGLFDGRKIIRFQVGQFDTTRDDVLMAADVIRDVWETIE
- a CDS encoding TetR/AcrR family transcriptional regulator is translated as MARTIAKDHDQKREQILKTAAKVFADQGFDRASMTLLAKECGISKANIYHYYDSKDAILYDILETYLRELRDRICNVDLNGLTPEQKLRKAVREILFAYQGADDEHRVQISGMSALTEEQQKLLRGYQLELVNFVRDILNELSPGAFNDNRDKLRGATMSVFGMLNWYYMWNTGAGSRAREDYADLVSTLTVHGIHKL
- a CDS encoding aldolase/citrate lyase family protein, with the protein product MPAPSNTFKAALTSGTPLIGCWVGLANAYTAEIAATAQFDWLLVDGEHAPNDLRSILEQVRVIEGSGSTPVARLPIGETWMIKQYLDAGVQNILVPMVESGDQARELVRAVQYPPRGVRGVGSALARASRFAAIPDYLKTADEQICLLVQVENRPGLEALDDILATEVDGVFIGPSDLAADMGHIGNAGHPDVIEAVLDAIQRIVAAGKAAGILSLDPVMQRKCLDLGATFVATDIDVTLFAKAIRAAAADGLSLLPDQVASGIAQTGAASKYLQQLCKHWSHKAQVTFDETRGSVSFPDGNRVTLSASASSLAVTAATRARGDLAGWQRVIEAHLARFAFREEFRIDWSG
- a CDS encoding fumarylacetoacetate hydrolase family protein, whose translation is MKFATFFSGDERFFGAITDGGAIALNPVFPEYASLYEVIAAGAFDQLAEAADGKPVTHSEFTYDMVMPDARRILCVGVNFPDRNAEYKDGSVQPKHMSLFPRFASGFTGHNRPLIRPPENHTLDYEGEVAIVIGKAGRRIPQQDAYDHIAALTLCNEGTIRDWVRHAKFNVTQGKNWDRSGAIGPWLVPFTDAAQLDEARLQTRVNGELRQDDTLNRMMFPIRREIEYISTFMTLLPGDIIVTGTPTGAGARFDPPKYLAPGDVVEVSVEGIGTLRNTVEDEKA
- the paaI gene encoding hydroxyphenylacetyl-CoA thioesterase PaaI is translated as MTPKERATRSAEAMWANDQASKWFGMNLVEVDEGRAVLTLTVADHHCNGHGICHGGVTHALADSAFAFACNSRNVATVGQHTMMSYLAPGKKGDLLTATATEVAVTGRSGIYDVRVTNQDNTLIAEFRGMSRAVGGQNFQE
- the paaK gene encoding phenylacetate--CoA ligase PaaK, translating into MEDLSPNKADLDPIEIASVDEIRATQLERLKWSVRHAYENVSMYKQRFDESGVHPDDLQQLSDLAKFPFTYKNDLRDNYPFGLFAVPRSQIIRLHASSGTTGKPTVVGYTKNDIDNWADLGARSLRASGLRKGDMVHNAYGYGLFTGGLGAHYGIERLGATVVPMSGGQTEKQVNLINDFRPDGIMVTPSYMLNILEQFHKVGLDPRESSLKVGVFGAEPWTDAMRAEVEAAFDMHAVDIYGLSEIMGPGVANECVETKDGPVIWEDHFLPEIIDPATGEVLPDGETGELVFTTLTKEGLPMIRYRTRDLTCLLPGTARSMRRMAKITGRSDDMMILRGVNVFPSQIEEQVMATGGLAPYYQIELYKSGRMDAMRVFVESSPDSTDELSKTAAARMLTKRIKDVVGVSTEIVVGDPGDVERSQGKAKRVVDNRDKE